Proteins found in one Hippopotamus amphibius kiboko isolate mHipAmp2 chromosome 12, mHipAmp2.hap2, whole genome shotgun sequence genomic segment:
- the SNX5 gene encoding sorting nexin-5 isoform X3, with the protein MPNPKIPPAPAKPDFDGPREKMQKLGEGEGSMTKEEFAKMKQELEAEYLAVFKKTVSSHEVFLQRLSSHPVLSKDRNFHVFLEYDQDLSVRRKNTKEMFGGFFKSVVKSADEVLFSGVKEVDDFFEQEKNFLINYYNRIKDSCAKADRMTRSHKNVADDYIHTAACLHSLALEEPAVIKKYLLKVAELFEKLRKVEGRVSSDEDLKLTELLRYYMLNIEAAKDLLYRRTKALIDYENSNKALDKARLKSKDVKLAEAHQQECCQKFEQLSESAKEELINFKRKRVAAFRKNLIEMSELEIKHARNNVSLLQSCIDLFKNN; encoded by the exons ATTCCACCTGCACCTGCAAAGCCAGACTTCGATGGCCCTCGAGAGAAGATGCAGAAACTGGGAGAGGGCGAAGGGTCTATGACCAAAGAAGAATTTGCCAAGATGAAGCAAGAGCTGGAAGC TGAGTACCTCGCAGTCTTTAAGAAGACTGTGTCTTCCCATGAAGTCTTTCTTCAGCGGCTCTCCTCTCACCCTGTTCTCAGTAAAGATCGCAATTTTCATGTTTTCCTGGAATATGATCAAGAT CTAAGTGTTAGGCGGAAAAATACCAAAGAGATGTTTGGTGGCTTTTTCAAAAGTGTGGTGAAAAGTGCTGATGAAGTCCTTTTTTCAGGAGTTAAG gaGGTAGATGACTTTTTTGAGCAAGAAAAGAATTTCCTCATTAACTATTATAATAGGATCAAGGATTCCTGTGCAAAGGCTGACAGGATGACCAGATCTCATAAAA ATGTAGCGGACGATTACATCCACACCGCAGCCTGCCTGCATAGCCTAGCTTTAGAAGAGCCTGCGGTCATCAAAAA GTACCTGTTGAAGGTGGCTGAGCTGTTCGAAAAACTTAGG aaagtAGAGGGTCGAGTCTCCTCAGATGAAGACTTAAAGCTGACAGAGCTCCTCCGATACTACATGCTCAACATAGAGGCTGCTAAG GATCTCTTATACAGACGCACCAAAGCCCTCATTGACTATGAGAATTCAAACAAAGCGTTGGATAAGGCCCGGTTAAAAAGCAAAGACGTCAAGCTGGCTGAGGCTCACCAACAGGAATGCTGCCAGAAATTTGAACAGCTTTCTGAATCTGCAAAAGAAG AGCTAATCAATTTCAAACGAAAGAGAGTGGCAGCATTTAGGAAGAACCTGATTGAAATGTCTGAACTGGAAATAAAGCATGCCAGG AACAACGTCTCCCTCCTGCAGAGCTGCATCGACTTGTTCAAGAACAACTGA
- the SNX5 gene encoding sorting nexin-5 isoform X4: MQKLGEGEGSMTKEEFAKMKQELEAEYLAVFKKTVSSHEVFLQRLSSHPVLSKDRNFHVFLEYDQDLSVRRKNTKEMFGGFFKSVVKSADEVLFSGVKEVDDFFEQEKNFLINYYNRIKDSCAKADRMTRSHKNVADDYIHTAACLHSLALEEPAVIKKYLLKVAELFEKLRKVEGRVSSDEDLKLTELLRYYMLNIEAAKDLLYRRTKALIDYENSNKALDKARLKSKDVKLAEAHQQECCQKFEQLSESAKEELINFKRKRVAAFRKNLIEMSELEIKHARNNVSLLQSCIDLFKNN; encoded by the exons ATGCAGAAACTGGGAGAGGGCGAAGGGTCTATGACCAAAGAAGAATTTGCCAAGATGAAGCAAGAGCTGGAAGC TGAGTACCTCGCAGTCTTTAAGAAGACTGTGTCTTCCCATGAAGTCTTTCTTCAGCGGCTCTCCTCTCACCCTGTTCTCAGTAAAGATCGCAATTTTCATGTTTTCCTGGAATATGATCAAGAT CTAAGTGTTAGGCGGAAAAATACCAAAGAGATGTTTGGTGGCTTTTTCAAAAGTGTGGTGAAAAGTGCTGATGAAGTCCTTTTTTCAGGAGTTAAG gaGGTAGATGACTTTTTTGAGCAAGAAAAGAATTTCCTCATTAACTATTATAATAGGATCAAGGATTCCTGTGCAAAGGCTGACAGGATGACCAGATCTCATAAAA ATGTAGCGGACGATTACATCCACACCGCAGCCTGCCTGCATAGCCTAGCTTTAGAAGAGCCTGCGGTCATCAAAAA GTACCTGTTGAAGGTGGCTGAGCTGTTCGAAAAACTTAGG aaagtAGAGGGTCGAGTCTCCTCAGATGAAGACTTAAAGCTGACAGAGCTCCTCCGATACTACATGCTCAACATAGAGGCTGCTAAG GATCTCTTATACAGACGCACCAAAGCCCTCATTGACTATGAGAATTCAAACAAAGCGTTGGATAAGGCCCGGTTAAAAAGCAAAGACGTCAAGCTGGCTGAGGCTCACCAACAGGAATGCTGCCAGAAATTTGAACAGCTTTCTGAATCTGCAAAAGAAG AGCTAATCAATTTCAAACGAAAGAGAGTGGCAGCATTTAGGAAGAACCTGATTGAAATGTCTGAACTGGAAATAAAGCATGCCAGG AACAACGTCTCCCTCCTGCAGAGCTGCATCGACTTGTTCAAGAACAACTGA